One window of Pelmatolapia mariae isolate MD_Pm_ZW linkage group LG18, Pm_UMD_F_2, whole genome shotgun sequence genomic DNA carries:
- the LOC134616525 gene encoding tripartite motif-containing protein 16-like, with protein MDQTKFCCSFCLDLLKDPVTIPCGHSYCMNCIKSFWDEEEKKKIYSCPQCRQTFTARPVLEKNTMLADLVEELKKTGLQAAPADHCYAGPEDVTCDVCTGRKMKAFKSCLVCLASYCEKHLQPHYDVAPLKKHKLVEPSKKLQENICSRHDEVMKMFCRTDQQSICYLCPVDDHKGHDTVSAAAERTERQRELEVSRQNIQQRIQDREKDVKLLQQEVEAINQSADQTVEDSEKIFTELIHLIQKRSSDVKQQIRSQQETEVSRVKELEEKLEQEITELKRKDAELKQLLKQLSHTEDHIQFLHNYPSLSALSESTDSSSINIRPLSYFEDVTAAVSEVRDKLQDILREGWTNISLTVTEVDVLLSDPPEPKTREGFLKYSCEITLDPNTANSHVLLSVRNRKAIAVNEKHFYSRHSDRFYGRCQVLSRESLTGRCYWEVEWRGEGVYVAVAYKSISRKGSESKFGHNDKSWALDCNNDSYTFRYNNIQTPVSGPRSSRVGVYLDHRAGILSFYSVSETMTLLHRVQTTFTQPLYAGLKLYNYADTAKLIKVK; from the coding sequence atggaccaaacaaaattctgctgttcattctgtttggatctactgaaggatccggtgactattccctgtggacacagctactgcatgaactgtattaaaagcttctgggatgaagaggaaaagaagaaaatctacagctgccctcagtgcagacagactttcacagcgaggcctgtcctggagaaaaacaccatgttagcagatttagtggaggagctgaagaagactggactccaagctgctcctgctgatcactgctatgctggacctgaagatgtgacctgtgatgtctgcactggaagaaaaatgaaagccttCAAGTCCTGTTTAGTCTGTCTGGCatcttactgtgagaaacaccttcAGCCTCATTATGATGTGGctccattaaagaaacacaagctggtggagccctccaagaagctccaggagaacatctgctctcgtcatgatgaggtgatgaagatgttctgccgtactgatcagcagagtatctgttatctctgccCTGTGGATGACCATAAAGGCCACGACacagtctcagctgcagcagaaaggactgagaggcagagagagctggaggtgagtcgacaaaacatccagcagagaatccaggacagagagaaagatgtgaagctgcttcaacaggaggtggaggccatcaatcagtctgctgatcaaacggtggaggacagtgagaagatcttcactgagcttatccatctcatccagaaaagaagctccgatgtgaagcagcagatcagatcccagcaggaaactgaagtgagtcgagtcaaagagcttgaggagaagctggagcaggagatcactgagctgaagaggaaagatgctgagctgaagcagctattgaagcagctctcacacacagaggatcacatccagtttctacacaactacccctcactgtcagcactcagtgagtctacagactcatccagcatcaatatccgtcctctgagctactttgaggatgtgacagcagctgtgtcagaggtcagagataaactacaggacattctgagagagggatggacaaacatctcactgacagtcactgaagtggatgttttactgtcagatccaccagagccaaagaccagagaaggatttttaaaatattcatgtgaaatcacactggatccaaacacagcaaactcACATGTGTTATTATCAGTGAGGAACAGAAAAGCAATAGCAGTAaatgaaaagcatttttattctcGTCATTCAGACAGATTTTATGGAAGGTGTCAGGTTctgagtagagagagtctgactggacgttgttactgggaggtggagtggagaggggAAGGAGTTTATGTAGCAGTTGCATACAAGAGTATCAGCAGAAAAGGGAGTGAATCTAAATTTGGACATAATGACAAATCTTGGGCATTAGATTGTAACAACGACAGTTATACATTTCGGTACAACAACATCCAAACTCCTGTCTCAGGTCCTCGttcctccagagtaggagtgtacctggatcacagagcaggtattttgtccttctacagcgtctctgaaaccatgactctcctccacagagtccagaccacattcactcagccgctctatgctggactGAAGCTTTACAATTATGCAGACACTGCTAAGTTGATTAAAGTGAAATAG